The Malus domestica chromosome 17, GDT2T_hap1 genome contains the following window.
GTACTAAAATACAGAGATTCGTGCTTTTGTGAGGTTGACTTGACCATCCACTTGGTTAGTCGTTCCACCGAACTTCCCAAGTGTTTTTTTCACAATAAAGGGGATGTgggcagtggcgaagccacgatTTACGgaggggaggggcgaaattCCAAAGAGTGCAAGGTTCAATTGAAGTGGTTGCTTTCACATTGGAGAGTGCAAAATTTTGAATCAATATTCATAACAGCAAACCATCTCTTCACCAAAGCGGTTGTATGCGGTAATATAAAGCCATGTAAGAAGCTTAAATTAGTTAAGATTAGATTCTAAAAAAACGTTAAGCACTAGTCAGGCAGCGGACTGGAGCCTGCAGCTAGGCGCCTAAGCAAGATTTAGATAGGAGCCTAGATGGATTTAAATGAATTTCTTTTATTGTAAAAtaagcattaaacaatatttacattatttttttaaaattaatacaatatttatagATAATGTGAGAGTTTAAAATACATATGTTGAGGTATTCAAAAGAGGGAAAATACATACAAGaatgataataaaaaataaaataaaaaagagaaagaaattgattaacaaaccaaaacaaaggTGCGGTCAGAATAGAAAAAAAGAGGAGGGGGAAATGGGAAAACAAAGTGGGGCAGAAGGGACTGAAGGAGAAGGGTGTGTCAGTACAATCAGTATTAACTTTTAAGAgagaaaaatgtaaacaaatgtGTCAGTACAAtcaattttaacttttaagATAGAAAACTATAAAAAAGGGTCAGCATTGCCAAACGACACCGTTTGGTATAGGGAATATCAAACACACCTTCATCTTCTTCGCAAGTTCCGTCGGTCTGCAACtacattttttttcagatttccttctccaaaatctaataaaaaagaggaaaaaaacaaaTCCATCTTTGCTGCGCAGCAGCAGAAACCAAATCACCGGAGCGGAAATTCTCATTTTCGACTAGAGCAGAGGGGCTGAACTAGCGCTCCTAGGCATGTTTTCCGAAGAAGGGAGGGGCGGCCGCTACTCCTCGTCCTCACGTAGCTTCGCCACTGGATGTGggtgaaagaaaaacaaatttgcTCAATAATATGCGTTCTATATGTGATTGCATCATTGATAACAAGCAGTCTGAAAGACAAAAACAAGGTAACAACTACATTGCATCATTGATCCATATTCCACTCTATCTAACGTTAAATAAAGGCTCACGCCCACCTTCGAACAATCTCCTGAATTTGCTCTGATGACAAAACAGATCGATGCAGCACCATCAAAATTGGTATGTTCCATCTGCTGATGCAGTTGTAAGAACAAAACACCATACATTAGCTTTGTTCTTTGTAAATCATATGCCAAAATAGCCATTAGAATTTCAAGAAGGCGTTTGCATTCGTCATCCTAATCTCTAATCCAGTTAGATAAAATCAACCATTCAACTTTTAGGTTCCAaatttttgatccaacggtAGCTAAGAGATTTGGGCTTTTAACCCAATATCTTAGGTAACTGTCAAGAATGAATCCACATTTATGAGATGAGGAATCGTGTTTATACTTATAAATAAGTTATGTTACTCCTGATattttcaattggttttatagtagAACTTCAACTTTATTCAATAACGTATCGCATACAACCACAAGGCTTACTAAATTATTACTTACTAGAATCCTCACCGGCTAATTCACACAATTTTCACATCGATAACAGAAGTTCCCGAGTATAAAAACAGCACCTTATATTCGCATCCTAAAAAATGGCACATAAATTTACTTAAGAATAAAATGTAGTCACGATGAACGAAAGGCAAGAAACAATAAATTTACCATAGTTAACGAAAAACGAGTAGTTGCACTTCATCATTTGGAGCAGCTGCTGCTCCCTCGACAGCATTCAGGAGGAGCTCCGCAACTTTGAACTTATTTTTCAGAGCTTTGGCCATGGTCGCAAACAATGAGATTGATATAAAGAAGAGATTTTTCATCGTGATTGAAATACAAGATGATACACCATCTATAAAAACACATAATGTAATACTCATATTCccatcacaataaaaaatttctcgatataaaaacacaattaaaaaaataataagtttTGTTCACAATTCAGAGATTAAATTAGGGCAAAAATTAAATGAGATTATGGTAATAAAGTCTTCATCTTCCATTTATACTTTCGAAAACATGACAACGAGAAATTAACGAACAAACTGATCTAATTTTAAAATTGTACTAAAACACAAAGATATTACAGAGGCGACATCCATCAATCAATCAGACATTCAGAAATCCTCGTCCATCTTGAACTCATGGGAACCACCGTTGCCGTTGATGCTATTCATCACTGACGCCTTCTGATACTCGCCGACGCGCTTCTCAAAGAAGTTGGTCTTCCCCTGCAGGCTGATCAGCTCCATCCAATCGAACGGGTTCTGGACATTGTACATCTTGCCGTATCCCAACGAGCCCAGCAGCCGATCCGCCACGAACTCGATGTACGTGCCCATCAGATCGCCGTTCATACCCACCAGCGCACACGGCAGCGCGTCGCACACGAACTCCCTCTCGATCTCCACCGCGTTCCGTACGATCGACTTAACCCGATCCTCGCTCAGCTTCTTCCTCAGCAGCGAGTACAGCAAACACGCGAAGTCGCAGTGCAAGCCCTCGTCTCGCGAGATCAGTTCGTTGGAGAAAGTCAGTCCCGGCATTAAACCGCGCTTTTTAAGCCAAAATATCGCGCAGAAACTCCCCGAGAAGAAAATCCCCTCCACGCAGGCAAAGGCCACGATTCGCTCCGCGAAAGACTCGGAGCCGTCGATCCATCTCAGGGCCCACTGGGCCTTCTTCGCGACGCAGGGGATGGTGTCGATCGCGTGGAAGAGGCGGTGCTTCTCGTCGGAGTCCTTGATGTACGTCTCGAGAAGGAGGCTGTACATCTCGGAGTGGATGTTCTCAATGGCTATCTGGAACCCGTAGAAGGCGCGGGCCTCGGCGACCTGGACCTCCTTCATAAACCTCCCAGCGAGATTCTCAAGGACGATGCCGTCGGAGGCAGCGAAGAAGGCGAGAATGTGCGAGACGAAGTGCCTCTCGCCGTCGGATAGGGCCTCCCAGTGGCGGATGTCCTGGCATAGGTCGACCTCCTCGGCGGTCCAGAAGGAGGCCTCGGCCTTCTTGTACATTTCCCAGATTTCCGGGTACTGGATCGGAAACATACAGAAGCGGTCCGGGTTAGGAGCTAGCAGCGGCTCTTCTGGGAAGGCAGGCATCTTTTGTGATGAAATTCGAACGGAGATTTTTGGGGGGTTTTCGAATTCTGCGTCTTGGGGTTGGATTAATTCGGTGGGATTGGaccgaatatatatatagagggcGGAGGGTTTATGAATATTTTGAATTGGGGGTTTCGGGAGCGGGTGATTTCAAATTTACGAGAAGCTTGCGGGAGAATGAACCGAAAACGAGGGTACTTTGGGAAATTCAGGCAGTTTAGTAGGCGCGCAATACGGTTTCTGTGTTTTGCATTTGCGGCTACTGGATGAGGAGTGGTGTGGAGAGGGGCACAACGGTCATTTGAGAAGGGAGCTTCAGGTAAAGAAGCTTGCCAGGGAAGCCTTGGCTGGATATTTTTCAAAGTTTTAATATTGTAGCGGCAATCTTTTTTGGCGCCAGTTTTGGAATTTGGAAATGAAGGGCTTAAAAAACAGCATTTGGCTCCTAAATCTAtacaaattaaatgaaatttatTGATTGcttccaaatttttttaccatGTTTGGTCCTTATCAAGTAACATGGTCCCCCCAAATAATACAAAATGTGAAGTCATTACCAATTAACTTCGTATTAAATGTACTGTTTACAATATTAGGCATggtttggggttgaggtgattttaaaaaaagctggaggtcatttttgtgtttgataaacttccagcttcagctttttttcatagttttgggtgaaaaaaagccaCAAAACAGAAGCAGCAAAATGCAGCTTTGAAAAGCTGGCTTTTCAGCTTCTGCGCAAACCTCTAAAACACGAGTGAACAGTGACCCTTTAATGAAAGTTTATGGCAATCCTACCTTGAGCTCTCTTTTCCGTCAAACCCACCATTATCCCATACCTCTCCGCACCCCTTCCGCCTCTCTTGCTCCTTCAAACCCACAAAACCCCCTAAACCACCTTTTCTATTCGCCTCAACACCGCCGCCTGCCAGAGACAAAGTCATCGACTTCGGAAAATACAAGGGCAAGATGCTGGGCACCCTCCCTTCAgcctacctcaagtgggtctcCAAAAATCTCCGCACTCGCGACTTCGAGGAATGGGCGAAGCTAGCCGACCAGGTCCTTGACGACGCCGTTTATCGGGACCGGATTGAGTGGGAGCTGGCGGAGAACATCCTGAATGGAAATCGGAGGAAAACAGACCCAGCCTTTGACGTCGTTTCTTCCACAGAGCTATGGCGGCTCCAAACCCATCAAGAACCCTAATTTCCCAAAAGCCATTTCTCCATTTCACCGATACATTCACTCAGCTCAAGCTCAAGCGGTTGATTCCGAGGATTCCGAgcaagaggaagagagagtgcaaagagagagagagagagagagagagagagagagaaagctgagGTG
Protein-coding sequences here:
- the LOC103432016 gene encoding ribonucleoside-diphosphate reductase small chain; this translates as MPAFPEEPLLAPNPDRFCMFPIQYPEIWEMYKKAEASFWTAEEVDLCQDIRHWEALSDGERHFVSHILAFFAASDGIVLENLAGRFMKEVQVAEARAFYGFQIAIENIHSEMYSLLLETYIKDSDEKHRLFHAIDTIPCVAKKAQWALRWIDGSESFAERIVAFACVEGIFFSGSFCAIFWLKKRGLMPGLTFSNELISRDEGLHCDFACLLYSLLRKKLSEDRVKSIVRNAVEIEREFVCDALPCALVGMNGDLMGTYIEFVADRLLGSLGYGKMYNVQNPFDWMELISLQGKTNFFEKRVGEYQKASVMNSINGNGGSHEFKMDEDF